The following nucleotide sequence is from Sparus aurata chromosome 22, fSpaAur1.1, whole genome shotgun sequence.
TGTCCCGCCGCATTCACATGATCTCCTCCTCATTGTTCTCGCTGCAGAAAGTGAACCGGCGACTCCACCTGTCCAAGAGCAAGAACACCAAGTTTAATGAGTCgggtcagctgtgtgtgtttcacttggTGTCGAGTGTGTGGAGCTTTTACATCCTCATAACAGTGAGTGAGATTGGTATCGCATTTTATTCACACTGAACTCCGAGGCAACCTCCTGTTTAAGGAAATGTCACATATATTCTTAAATCTTATCACACAGGAATGTGTTATGACTATTTCTTGTATCCCCTCTCGCAGGAGGGATATCTCCTGCATCCCAGCAGCCTTTGGGAGAACTATCCCCATGTACACCTCAGGTATGACTGCTGTGAATCATAAAATGTGATAAAGTTTTAGAGCTGGGCGGTACGGCTAGAAGGATACGGCAAACACGTGCAGTATCCACAGACGTTCCAAACGATAGGACTGCTGCTGGAGCTCGCTTCATTCAAAGTTTTAACGTTAAGACCCTCGACATTTCCCGAAGCTGCAGTTCACAGCCAGGTGTCATGATTTTGTGATCATCAGTCTGAAACCTAAATATAATCATTTTAGTATCGCAGTATCAAATTTTCACATGCGAGAGGCTGACGGCAGGCTATTCTTTTGGCATtttcacctaaaaaaaataagacaagAAAAATGTCTGCAGACTCAATTTTGGTTGAACGACGAATCAACTAATCGTTTTAGCAGTGTACCTTGAAACACCCTCTACACTTTGCTCTGTATTGACAGATATCTCAGGCACTGTTGAGCTCAGTGTTTTTGAGGAGCTAACATAATTGGTCGACTCCAGGGCTGGATTTGACTGCAAGGAAGCCATGGGATTAAAAATTAAGTGTGTGCCCCAATTCATTACCCCAACCCTTCGAGTTAACACGGTTACAGTTTGATCAAATCAGGGCTTCCACGGGTCCTTGAAAGTTTGTGAATCGGAGGTGGTAAATCAAGGCCTTGAAGGTGAAAATAGGCGTGAATAGACATGTTTCATTCACTGTGCGTGAATTTATCCACCATTAACATTGCTCCGTGTCTCAAAGTAGGCCTCGctgggtttttaagttttgagGGAATTGGGACTGGAGAGTTCTCGCAGTGACCTTGAATTTGATGTCTAAGAAGCCGTGGGATCCCCGTTTAACACAGTGATTTAGGCGTATGCACATATACGCTTTATATCAACTGAAAAACGAAATACATAACAATTATATGGTCACACAGGGCGCTATAATAATGCAGCAGTCGTTTCAGATTACCAAGAGTTTAAAATTAGTCAGAGTTCTACGAAATAATTGCCACACAGTAAATCTTGGGACTTCTGGACTCCCACTTGTTTGCTTTGGCAGCTCGGTCTCCCATCTTTGGTGCACCGCCTGTAGCTTATCATCGTTTCCTTACGTGTGCAGTTCTGAACAGCCTCCTGGGTGcacctggcacacacacacacacacacacacacacacacacacacacagcccaaaACCCGAACAAGCGCTCCAACCAGCTGTGCTCACATAAATTACAGCGTTTAGTCAGATTTTTCAGCCGGTGGATTTCAGAAACACTTATGTAAATGTGAAACACGGTTTCCATTTTCAGTTAGGAGGATTAAAAATAACCCATCTGACACAGTTCAGCACggagacattttttttgctttttacttGGCTCTGTCTTCGTTTAATCAGGTTTTTCcaaaggatttttattttttttttaacagttgcATCGTcctgagaaacaaacaaaactgggAATGTATCACTGTGGCAACACTgtaaattctctctctctctccctcttgcgTTTTCCTGCGGTCCAGGTTTCAGGTGAAGTTTTTCTACCTCACTCAGCTGGCCTACTGGCTCCACGCCTTGCCAGAGCTCTACTTCCAGAAAGTACGCAAGGTCAGTAAATGAGGCCCTGGGAACTGGAGGGAGTACTGGAGTGTGACTAGATAAGCCTGAGCGTATTTGTGTCAGCTCACGTATATTCTGCCTTTACACTATTTCCGCATCATTCAAAGAGTGAGAAAGGGCAAAAAGAACCCTTCGCAaataaaaggctgtttttttggtttgtttttttttttttttttcaggaggaGATTTCTCGTCAGCTCCAGTACATCTGTCTGTATCTGCTGCACATCGCTGCAGCATATTTGTTAAAGTAAGCATCCAGTAGAGGGGAGCTGCAAATTTAAAAAGCTTGTCAGAAGACACTCCGAGGTTTATGTTTTGAAACTCCTCTCTCTTCATTTTTGTCCAGTATGAGTCGTGTGGGTCTGGTACTCCTCTTTCTGCAGTATGTGTCTGAGCTGGGCTTCCACATCGCCAGACTCTTTTACTTCACTGACGAGAACCATCAGAAAATGTGAGTAACCTCGCCGGGATTTTAAATGGTTCAGCTcggcagctttttttttattgactacATCTTTTCACCGCAGGTTCGACATGTGGGCGGTCAGCTTTGTGTTTACACGGATGGCCACTCTGACCCTGATGTTCCTGGCCGTTGGGTTTGGCTTGGCTCGTGCTGAGAACCAGGGGCTGGACTTGGAGATGGGCAACTTCAACACTGTACTGATAAGGTGATGACCTGTGTCCGACATCCGTGGATAATAATTCATGTtgtgtattcatttttacagcCACGGTAACAACTGTGTGGTCAAAACACACTTGGTGCCCATAAAAAGGTGTTGACGTTTAAACGTTTTATGGTTTTACAACATAGATTCACACCAAATGTTGGCAGGGATAGATTCACAGTGGATGTAGACAGGAAATGGGCCAACGAGGCCAAACTAAACCGTGATCTGCCTTGTTGTAAATGTCAGGTCCATTGTCCCCTAAACATACACTAACACTAAACGCCTAACCTTTGTGCCCCTCCAGGATGACCGTTCTACTGCTGGTATGTTTGACCCAATCGTGGCTACTCTGGAAGTTTATCCGCTTCCAGCTGAGGCGCTGGAGGGAGTTCAGACACGAACAGGCCGTGCGCAAGAAGGCTGCCACAAAGCAAGCCCTACGGCCGCTGAAGAGAGACTCACGTGAGTGCAAACGCCGGCTCAAACATGCCGCACACTGATGTCATCAGGGAACAGCGTTCGTCAGGAATGCAACTTAATTGCTCAATAAAAATGCAAGATGTGTTCCCATCTCTCCCCCATCATTCCCTGCTTTTGCTAGGAGCCTGGCTACTTTCCAGAGCAAAACAACAAGCGTAAGTCCCCAAGATTGACCTAAAAGTCCgatctcagtgctatgaaaagGCGTAC
It contains:
- the tram2 gene encoding translocating chain-associated membrane protein 2 encodes the protein MAFRRRNKSYPFFSQEFLIQNHADIVFSLVIFILIGLMFEATAKTAILFIQPQYNVTTLSAEGEVTFYHYGWKDSATILFYFFIAIILHAVVQEYLLDKVNRRLHLSKSKNTKFNESGQLCVFHLVSSVWSFYILITEGYLLHPSSLWENYPHVHLRFQVKFFYLTQLAYWLHALPELYFQKVRKEEISRQLQYICLYLLHIAAAYLLNMSRVGLVLLFLQYVSELGFHIARLFYFTDENHQKMFDMWAVSFVFTRMATLTLMFLAVGFGLARAENQGLDLEMGNFNTVLIRMTVLLLVCLTQSWLLWKFIRFQLRRWREFRHEQAVRKKAATKQALRPLKRDSLGHHENGVLKAENGASPRTKKLKSP